From a region of the Impatiens glandulifera chromosome 4, dImpGla2.1, whole genome shotgun sequence genome:
- the LOC124934496 gene encoding cytochrome P450 736A117-like, whose protein sequence is MEDSSSIQILSLFILFLSPLLLLKCFLSSQTNKNKINPPPSPRKIPIIGHLHCFAKDPHRSLLSLSRRHGPIMLLHLGSSPAVVISSAAAAKEIMKTHDLIFSNRPVFKVNRKLLYDLKDVSVSPYGEYWRQLKSICVLQLLSNHKVKSFRSVREEEVLLMIEKIEESRGKNIQVNLSEMFSKLANDIVCRASFGRKYDEGEKGRRFRRLLKEFLVVLGTVNAGDFLPWLSWINKLNGWDNRVDRVAKEMDDFLEEVVEEKMNQRKFEEIVDEDDDERKEGFVDILLRIHMSQETGVSIDRDSVKAIILDIFSAGTDTTSTILEWAMTELLRHPKAMKELQNEVRKVANGKSIVTEDDIENMSYLKAVIKETLRYHTPIPLLVPREATQDVKVMGYDIAVGTIVFINGWAIGRDPVSWDDPEEFKPDRFLNSSIDYRGRDFELIPFGAGRRGCPGISFGIATNELALANIVNKFNWELPNRMKGEDLDVDECIGVTIHRKNPLVALAM, encoded by the exons ATGGAAGATTCTTCGTCCATCCAAATTCTCTCACTCTTcatcctctttctctctccactCCTCCTCCTCAAATGTTTCCTTTCTTCTCAAACCAACAAGAACAAGATCAACCCACCGCCTTCCCCTCGAAAGATTCCGATCATCGGCCATCTCCACTGCTTCGCCAAAGACCCTCACCGCTCTCTTCTCTCCCTATCCCGCCGCCACGGCCCCATCATGCTCCTCCACCTCGGCAGCTCCCCTGCCGTCGTGATCTCCTCAGCCGCCGCCGCCAAAGAAATCATGAAAACCCACGACCTAATCTTCTCCAACCGCCCTGTATTCAAAGTCAACCGCAAGCTCCTCTACGATCTCAAGGACGTCTCTGTCTCCCCTTACGGAGAGTACTGGCGGCAGTTGAAGAGCATTTGTGTTCTTCAGTTGCTGAGCAACCACAAAGTCAAATCATTCAGGTCTGTAAGGGAAGAAGAGGTCTTGTTGATGATTGAAAAGATCGAGGAATCTAGAGGGAAGAACATTCAAGTGAATCTGAGTGAGATGTTTTCGAAGTTAGCTAATGATATTGTGTGTAGGGCTTCGTTTGGGAGGAAATATGATGAGGGGGAGAAGGGGAGGAGATTCAGGCGGTTGTTGAAGGAGTTTTTAGTGGTTTTGGGGACGGTGAATGCTGGCGATTTCTTGCCGTGGCTGAGTTGGATTAATAAGTTGAATGGTTGGGACAATAGAGTAGATAGGGTGGCTAAGGAGATGGATGACTTTTTAGAGGAGGTGGTGGAAGAGAAGATGAATCAAAGAAAATTTGAGGAGATTgtggatgaagatgatgatgaaagGAAAGAGGGTTTTGTTGATATTCTATTGAGGATTCATATGAGCCAAGAAACAGGGGTTTCAATTGATAGAGATAGTGTCAAAGCCATCATCTTG GATATTTTCTCAGCTGGAACAGACACAACATCGACAATCTTAGAATGGGCGATGACAGAGTTGTTGCGACACCCTAAAGCGATGAAAGAGTTACAAAATGAGGTAAGAAAAGTTGCTAATGGAAAATCCATAGTAACCGAAGATGACATAGAAAATATGTCTTATTTGAAAGCGGTCATAAAAGAAACCCTAAGATATCACACACCTATTCCTCTTCTTGTTCCAAGGGAAGCAACTCAAGATGTTAAAGTCATGGGCTACGACATAGCGGTTGGCACCATTGTCTTTATCAACGGATGGGCTATAGGTAGAGACCCGGTTTCATGGGACGATCCAGAAGAGTTCAAACCCGATAGGTTCCTCAACTCTTCTATTGATTATAGAGGTCGTGATTTTGAACTAATACCATTTGGAGCTGGTAGAAGGGGATGTCCCGGGATTTCATTTGGTATCGCTACCAATGAGCTCGCATTAGCCAACATTGTGAACAAATTCAATTGGGAGCTCCCTAACAGGATGAAGGGAGAGGACTTGGATGTGGACGAATGTATTGGTGTCACAATTCACCGCAAAAATCCCCTTGTAGCTCTTGCAATGTAA
- the LOC124935557 gene encoding cytochrome P450 736A117-like — protein MENYSTIFSSLIIFFFLSLLSSLLLKWLLNSQTSNQKYKINLPPSPPKLPIIGHLHCFGKHPHRSLLSLSRSHGPIMLLKLGSSSAVVISSAVAAREIMKTHDLVFSSRPDSKINRKLLYNLKDVAAAPYGEYWRQLKSICVLQLLSTLKVKSFRSVREEEVLLMVERIEEAKRKNILVNLSETFSKIANDVMCRVSLGRKYDEGEDGRSFRRLLMEFLQLLGTVNVGDFLPWLGWINKVNGLDTTVNRVAKEMDEFLEEVVKEKMKDHRGEKREDFVDILLGIYMKQEAGVSMDRDSVKAIILDIFAAATDTSSTVLEWAMTELIRHPEAMKELTKEVREVGNGKFMITEDDIENMPYLRAVIKETLRYHTPIPIHVPRVARQDVNVMGYDITVGTIVFINRWAICRDPLSWDDPEEFKPPRFLNSSVDYKGQDFEWIPFGAGRRGCPGISFGIATSELTLANVVNKFNWELLDGKNGKDLDVDECIGVTVHRKNHLIVLAT, from the exons ATGGAGAATTATTCCACCATCTTTTCATcactcatcatcttcttcttcctcagcTTGCTCTCTTCTCTCCTCCTCAAATGGCTACTCAATTCTCAAACTTCCAACCAAAAGTATAAAATCAATCTACCCCCTTCCCCTCCTAAGCTCCCAATCATCGGGCATCTCCATTGCTTCGGCAAGCACCCACATCGCTCCCTTCTCTCCTTATCCCGCAGTCATGGCCCCATCATGCTCCTCAAACTAGGCAGCTCCTCCGCCGTCGTGATCTCCTCTGCTGTCGCCGCCAGAGAGATCATGAAGACACACGACCTGGTATTCTCCAGCCGCCCTGATTCCAAGATCAACCGCAAGCTCCTCTACAATCTCAAAGATGTGGCCGCGGCTCCATATGGAGAGTACTGGCGGCAGTTGAAAAGTATATGTGTTCTTCAGCTGTTGAGCACCCTAAAGGTCAAGTCTTTCCGGTCTGTACGGGAAGAAGAGGTCTTGTTGATGGTTGAGAGAATCGAGGAAGCGAAAAGGAAGAACATCCTGGTGAATCTTAGCGAGACTTTCTCGAAGATAGCCAATGATGTTATGTGTAGGGTTTCGTTGGGAAGGAAATATGACGAGGGGGAGGATGGAAGGAGTTTCAGACGTCTGTTAATGGAGTTTCTACAATTGTTAGGGACGGTGAACGTTGGAGATTTCTTGCCGTGGCTCGGTTGGATCAATAAAGTGAACGGACTGGACACCACCGTGAATAGGGTTGCCAAAGAGATGGACGAGTTCTTGGAGGAAGTGgtgaaggagaagatgaaagaTCATAGAGGTGAAAAGAGAGAAGATTTTGTTGATATTCTATTAGGGATTTATATGAAACAAGAAGCTGGTGTATCAATGGATAGAGATAGTGTGAAAGCCATCATCTTG GATATATTCGCAGCTGCAACCGATACATCATCAACCGTTTTAGAGTGGGCGATGACAGAACTAATTAGACACCCCGAAGCAATGAAGGAGTTGACGAAAGAGGTGCGTGAAGTTGGTAATGGAAAATTCATGATAACCGAAGACGACATAGAAAACATGCCATATTTGAGAGCGGTCATCAAAGAAACCCTAAGATATCACACTCCCATTCCCATTCATGTCCCAAGAGTAGCTAGGCAAGATGTCAATGTCATGGGCTATGACATAACGGTTGGGACAATCGTCTTCATAAATAGATGGGCCATATGTAGAGATCCACTATCGTGGGATGACCCGGAAGAGTTTAAGCCACCGAGGTTCCTCAACTCTTCGGTTGATTACAAGGGACAGGATTTCGAGTGGATACCTTTTGGAGCCGGAAGGAGGGGTTGTCCAGGGATTTCATTTGGCATCGCTACAAGTGAACTCACACTAGCTAACGTTGTTAACAAATTCAACTGGGAGTTGCTTGATGGGAAGAATGGAAAGGACTTAGACGTTGATGAATGCATTGGTGTCACGGTTCATCGTAAAAATCATCTTATAGTTCTTGCAACTTAA
- the LOC124935765 gene encoding cytochrome P450 736A117-like — protein MEDYSSIQILSLFLLFLSPLLLLKWFLSSQTNKNKINPPPSPRKIPIIGHLHCFAKDPHRSLLSLSRRHGPIMLLHLGSSPAVVISSAAAAKEIMKTHDLIFSNRPVFKVNRKLLYDLKDVSVSPYGEYWRQLKSICVLQLLSNHKVKSFRSVREEEVLLMIEKIEESRGKNIQVNLSEMFSKLANDIVCRASFGRKYDEGEKGMRFRRLLTEFLVVLGTVNAGDFMPWLSWINKLNGWDNRVDRVAKEMDDFLEEVVEDKMNQRKFEEIVDEDHDERKDDFVDILLRIHMSQETGVSIDRDSVKAIILDIFSAGTDTTSTILEWAMTELLRHPNAMKELQNEVRKVANGKSIVTEDDIENMSYLKAVIKETLRYHTPIPLLVPREATQDVKVMGYDIAAGTIVFINGWAIGRDPVSWDDPEEFKPDRFLNSSIDYRGRDFELIPFGAGRRGCPGISFGIATNELALANIVNKFNWELPNRMKGEDLDVDECIGVTIHRKNPLIALAM, from the exons ATGGAAGATTATTCATCCATCCAAATTCTCTCACTCTTcctcctctttctctctccactCCTCCTCCTCAAATGGTTCCTTTCTTCTCAAACCAACAAGAACAAGATCAACCCACCGCCTTCCCCTCGAAAGATTCCGATCATCGGCCATCTCCACTGCTTCGCCAAAGACCCTCACCGCTCTCTTCTCTCCCTATCCCGCCGCCACGGCCCCATCATGCTCCTCCACCTCGGCAGCTCCCCTGCCGTCGTGATCTCCTCAGCCGCCGCCGCCAAAGAAATCATGAAAACCCACGACCTAATATTCTCCAACCGCCCTGTATTCAAAGTCAACCGCAAGCTCCTCTACGATCTCAAGGACGTCTCTGTCTCCCCTTACGGAGAGTACTGGCGGCAGTTGAAGAGCATTTGTGTTCTTCAGTTGCTGAGCAACCACAAAGTCAAATCATTCAGGTCTGTAAGGGAAGAAGAGGTCTTGTTGATGATTGAAAAGATCGAGGAATCTAGAGGGAAGAACATTCAAGTGAATCTGAGTGAGATGTTTTCGAAGTTAGCTAATGATATTGTGTGTAGGGCTTCGTTTGGGAGGAAATATGATGAGGGGGAGAAGGGGATGAGATTCAGGCGTTTGTTGACGGAGTTTTTAGTGGTTTTGGGAACGGTGAACGCCGGCGATTTCATGCCGTGGCTGAGTTGGATTAATAAGTTGAATGGTTGGGATAATAGAGTAGATAGGGTGGCTAAGGAGATGGATGACTTTTTAGAGGAGGTGGTGGAAGACAAGATGAATCAAAGAAAATTTGAGGAGATCGTGGATGAAGATCATGATGAAAGGAAAGATGATTTTGTTGATATTCTATTGAGGATTCATATGAGCCAAGAAACAGGGGTTTCAATTGATAGAGATAGTGTCAAAGCCATTATCTTG GATATTTTCTCAGCTGGAACAGACACAACATCGACCATCTTAGAATGGGCGATGACAGAGTTATTGCGACACCCTAACGCGATGAAAGAGTTACAAAATGAGGTAAGAAAAGTTGCTAATGGAAAATCCATAGTAACCGAAGATGACATAGAAAATATGTCTTATTTGAAAGCGGTCATAAAAGAAACCCTAAGATATCACACACCTATTCCTCTTCTTGTTCCAAGGGAAGCAACTCAAGATGTTAAAGTCATGGGCTACGACATAGCTGCTGGCACCATTGTCTTTATCAACGGATGGGCTATAGGTAGAGACCCGGTTTCATGGGATGATCCAGAAGAGTTCAAACCTGATAGGTTCCTCAACTCTTCTATTGATTATAGAGGTCGTGATTTTGAACTAATCCCATTTGGAGCTGGTAGAAGGGGATGTCCCGGGATTTCATTTGGTATCGCTACCAATGAGCTCGCATTAGCCAACATTGTGAACAAATTCAATTGGGAGCTCCCTAACAGGATGAAGGGAGAGGATTTGGATGTGGACGAATGTATTGGTGTCACAATTCACCGCAAAAATCCCCTTATAGCTCTTGCAATGTAA